The Pseudomonas sp. MM223 genome segment AGAGGTGTGCTGGTTTGATTCAGTCAAATCTGCCGCCAGCCCGTGCGCGGCGGGCGATACTTGCTACCATGCGGGGCGCTCTTGAAAGCGTGGCAGTCATGAGGGTAGAGCCGTGATCAGCGATAGAAAAACAATACAGACCGAGGCTGAACGCCTGCATGGCATCAAGTACCCGGGCACGCTGGAAGACATGATCGATTACCGGTTGTACCTGGTTTACCGGGACTGTGGGTATGTCACGGAAAAGGTCTGCAAGCGTGAATATGGCATCAGCCGACGGCGGTTGCGGATCATCTTCAGCCTGGTGCATTGCGAGGGCATCACCGTCAGCGAGCTGGCCAGGCGTGCGGAGCTGGACATGGCGCAGACTTCGCGCACCATTGGCACCATGATGCGCGAAGGCTTTTTGCGGCGCTTGTCCAACCCGCAGAATGCCCGCTTTGCCCAGGTGGTGCTGACCGACAAGGGGCGCCAGTTGTACAACGATATCCTCGGCCGTTACCGCAGCATCAACCAGTCATTGCTGGCGCCGCTGGATGATCAGGAACTGTTGATGCTCGATTACCTGCTGGACAAGCTGCGGGCCAGCGCTGCGGACCTTGAGTCGAGAACCGCCAAGGCTTCTGCAGCGCTGGTGGACGATCAGAAGTAATAGCCGATGTTGATGTTCAGCTGGTTTTCCCATTGGTCACTGCCACCGGCGGCCAGGCTCTGGGTGTAACTGCTGCCGCCGACATAAGGGTCGTTCTTGCCGTGCATCCACTCCGTGGCTATCAGTACCTGCTTGCCAATGAAGAATGGCTGCCGAGGATGACGCGCTGGGAGTCGTTGAAGCCGCTGTCGCTTTTGGCGTATTCGCTGTAGTCGGCGTACAGCCTGATACCGCTGACCTGGTCGAACAGGTAGCGGCCGGGGATGTCGTAGCTTAAATCGGCTACGTACAGGTTGCCGCGGCTGGCCACGTTGAACGTGCTGTCGTAACCACCAAAGGTCACCGCAGCGTCATTTTCCGGGTTGCGCGGGCTCATCACCTGGCGTGCCGCCAGCAGTTGCAGGCCCCAGGCGCCGTACTTGCCGGCATAGTGCACAGCAACAGCGTTGCGTCGGCCCGTGTTGTGGGTGTCGTTGTTTTTCAGGTCGGCGGTGTAGCCTGAAACCCCTACTTCGCCATCCCAGCCGGCTGCCTTTACCTTGCGCGCCACGCGCGCGACCACGGTATTGCGTTCGTGGTTGTCGCTGCCGTTCTCTACATACGGGTCGTGGCTGGAGACCACGTTGGAGTAGGTGACACCGCCTTCGCTGGTGCCTTTACCTTGCCAGGCCGGGCGCAGGTAGTAGCCAGCCTGCAGGTTCCAGTCACCTGACTGCTGAACATACTTGGCGCCGACCATCGACAAGTCCTCCAGTCCCAGCACATAGCCCAGGGTTTCGGCAAAGGTGCTGCCGAAATAGGGCTGGTTGCCGAACGGCACCTGGTTGAGGCCCAGCTGGACCTGGTGCTGTTCGTCCAGTTTGTAGCCTACCCAGGCATATTCGGCGAAGGAAATATCACCGACGGCGTCGGTGTACTGGTAGGGATAGGCCTTGCCGTAGAACCGGTACTTGGCAGCGCCAATCCAGCTGTCCGAAGCGTAGCGGGCAGTGAGGAAGAACGTGTCGAAGTTGAATTTGTTGATGTCTCGGTCCGGGTCGTAGTCGTAACGGGTGCGAATGGCCCCGCCAAGGTCGAGGTTGTCGGTGACTTGCACGGCAAGGGCTGTTTGCGAGGCGAGCGCCAATGCAGCAGCGGTCAGCGCTGCTGAAGCGAGATGATGCATGTATTGCTCCCATATTGTTCGAGTTAGGCAGGCAGCTAAAACACGTGTGCAGCGTCCGCCGGGCGCAGCCGTGACCGCCGCGCCAGAAAGAGGTGCGTGGAGTGGGAGGCTGTTTGCAGGCGGTGACGTCGAATCTATGCGGGGAGGGGATATTTGACTAAATCAAATCTGCGGCAATTCAGGCGAGTGGTGCACGCCATGGTGAGCGCGGCCTTGTGTCGCGAGAGGGCCGCATGGCGGCCCCCTGGCGCACGGTATGGAGGGGTATCAGAACGCCCCTTGCAACGTCACCATGAAGTTACGCGGCTCGCCATAGAAGTTGCCCCACGCCGGCGCACCGATGGTGGCGTAGTACTTCTTGTCGAACAGGTTGTTGCCGTTGAGGGCGACGGTCCAGTTCGGGTCGATGCGGTACTGCACGCGGCCGTTCCACACGGTGTAGCCTGCCTGCTCGACACGGGTAGTGCCGGTAGTACGGAAGTTTTCGCTCTGGCTGTTCAGGCCGGCACCGACGGTGAAGCGCTCCAGCGCACCGCCCAGCTGGTAGTCACCCCACACCTTGAGCATGTGCCGTGGGATGAAGCTGGAGGTGAAGGTCAGCTCGGTGGGGTCGGTGTCCTCGATGGTATTCAGGTACTTGGTCTGGGTGTAGGTGTAACCCGCCAGCAGTTGCAGCCGCTCGATCGGCGAGCCGCTGATCTCGGCTTCGAAGCCCTGCGCGCACCTTGCCGCTGTCGGTGTAGCAATAGCCATCACCTGACGGGCAGGCTTCGATGTAGTCGCTTTCTGCGCGGTGTTTCTCGACAGTGCGGAACAGGTTGAACGAGGTGTTCAGCGCGCCGCCAAGCAACTCGCCCTTGATGCCAACCTCGTAGTTGGCACCGGTCTTGGGCTGAAGCGACTGCCGCTCGGCGTTTACCTTGTCGCTTTGCGGCTGGAAGATGTCGGCGTAGCTGGCGTAGGCGGTCCACTGATCGTTCAGGTCGTACAGCACGGCGGCGAATGGTGTGACCTGGCCGTTTTCTTCGCTGCGGTTGTTTACCCAGTACTCGTAGTACTGGGTATACGAGTCGCTCTTGTTGCGGTACCAGCTAACCCGCGCGCCCAGCACCAGGGTCAGTGGCTCTGCCAGTTTCAGGCGCAGGTTGGCGTAGGTGCCGTACTGGGTGGTAGTAGAGTCGGTGGGCACGCTGCCACCGCGGGTCGGGTTGACCAGGTAGTCACCCTTGGACGGGTGCGGAAAGTTCGCCGAGGGGGCGAACGGGTCCTGTTTGCCGTCCAGCAAAATCAGCGCGAAGTAATCATGGGTTTTCTGCCGGCTGGCGTTGGCACCAATGATCAGCTCGTGTTGCAGGCCGAACGCCTCGAACTTGCCATCGACATAGCTATCGAAGCCGTAGTCGTCCTGGTCGTAATCGAAACGACCGGCTCGGACATTCATGCTGGCGGTGCTGGCGCCGACCGGTACCGTGCCTTCGGAGTAGGCGTATTCGATGTTCTGGTTGTTGTGGGTGTAGATCGAGGCGAAGTTCAGCGTCCAGTCATCGTTGAAGCGGTGCTTGAAGTCGGCAAAGCCGGTAATGCGCTGGCTTTGCAGGTCGTTCCAGCTGGCCCCCAGGCAGGTGGAGCGCGACAGCTTCAGGTCACTGCCATCGGCGTAGCGTGGCACACCGGCATAGCACGGTGTGGCATCGACATCCTCGTAGGCCAGGCCAAAGCCCAGGGTGGTGTCGGCGTCAACGTCCCAGTCGATGGCACCGTACAGTATCTGGTCCTGGCGCTTGGCGGTGTCATAGAAATACTGGCGGTCCTGCAGTGTTGCCACGGCGCGACCGCGCACGGTACCCGACGCGTTCAGCGGGCCGCCCACATCCACCTGGCCGCGGTAGTTGTCCCAGCTGCCGGCAGACAGCGTGACGGTGGTGGCGGCCTTTTCCTGGCCACGCTTGCGCACGAAGTTGACGCCACCGGCGGAGGAGCCGGAGCCCTTCATCATGCCCGCCGCACCCTTGAGGATTTCGACGCGGTCGTAGAACGCCATATCGCTGGAAAAGCTGTTGGCCTGCACGTAGTTGCCGCCCACGTCCAGCGGCACGCCGTCGTACTGGTACTGGCCGTCCAGGTTGAAGCCGCGGGAGTAGAAGTACTTGCCGCCCATGGGCGAGTCGTACACGGTGATGCCCGGGGTCTTGTCCAGCACCTGCTCCAGCGTGTTGAGGTTCTGGTCGTCGAGCATCTTGCGGGTCATCACGGTGACCGACTGCGGGGTTTCCTTCAGCGTGTGTACGCCCTTGCCGATGGTTACTGCGTGGGCGGTGTACGACTGGGTGCCCTCGCTGGTTGCATCCAGCCGGTTGGCGTCGATGTTCATCGGCCCCAGTTCCATGGCCGAACCGTTGTCTGCCGGCACCAGCACATAGCCACCATTGCCTTGGCGCTGCGCCTGCAAGCCAGTGTTGCCCAGCAGGCGGATCAGCCCTTCATCGACGCTGTAGCTGCCTTCCAGGCCTGCGCTGTTCAGGTTGTGCGTTTGCGCGGTGTCGAACGAAATGGTCACGCCCGCCTGCACGCCAAACTGGGTGATGGCATTGCCCAACGGGCCAGCGGGAACATCGTAGGCGGTCTGGCTTTGGGCCATGGCCTGGGCAGGCATCAGCAGCAAGCCCGGTGCGCTGGCCAGGGACATGCCGAACAGCACCAGGCGCACGGCCTGGCTCAGCTTGGTTGCAGGGGTGGGGTGCAGATGGGGCATTGCGTGATCCTTCCGTGTCATGGCAGAAAGTCGCTGTCGTCGCGGCTTGTGTCAGGGACGGGCGAGAATCGAAATCAGCAAGGTGTGGGTGAAATTATTTTTGGGCAGTGACTCAAACGGGTTCCACGCTCACCCAGTAGCGGCTGAGGTAGTGCACCTTCACGGGCAAGGTTTTCGGCAGGTTGGCCAGTGCAATGTCGGTATCGTCGATGCGAAATGCACCCGAAATGCTCATGGAGCGGATCGAGGACGCGCAGCGCAGCACGCCTGGTCGGTAACGCCCCAGTTCTTCGATAAAGTCGCCCAGGTGCCAGTCGTTCACGCTCAGCATGCCCTGTAGCCAGGCCGTGGAGTCGACGGGCAGGGCCTGGGCGGGGGCGAAGTCGTCGCGGTCAAAACTCACCTGCTGCCCGGCCACCAGCTGCAGCACCCGATCCGGGTGGCGCTGCGGGCGTACTTCGACAGCGGCACGCAACACGCCCACGCGGGTCTGCTGCGCACGTTTGCGGATGCTGAACTCGGTACTACGGGCAAGCACGCTACCGTCCTCGGTGTGCACGATGAACGGGCGCAGCTGAGGGCCACTGATCGGGCGCACCAGGATTTCGCCTTGGTACAGCTGAATCGCCCGCACTTTAGCGTCATAGCGCACGTCCAGCGCAGTATCCACGTTCAGCTCAAGCTGCGAGCCATCCTCCAATTGCAAGGTACGCCGTTCGCCGCCGCCGGTGCGTTGCTGGGCCAGCAAGGCGCGATAGGGCACCTGTTCGGCTGCCAGCCAGCCACCGCCGCCCATGGCCAGCAACAGGCCCAGTACCTTCAGCACATCGCGCCGCTGTGCCTGTGCTGCGCCCAGGCTGGACAACGCCGCCTGCGGCGGGACCATGGCCCATTGCTGCTGCAGCTTTTCTACCCGCGCCCAGGCGGCAGCGTGTTGTGGGCTGGCCTGTAGCCACTGCCGCCAGGCGAGGGTGCGGGCGTCGTTGCTGGCGCCATCATTGAGCTGCACGTACCAGGTGGCAGCGGCTTCGAGTGTCTTGAGGTCCATCGATCTTAGCCTTCCACTGCCAGCAGGCAGCGGGTCATGGCCTTGATCAGGTGGTTCTTCACGGTGGTAACCGACACGCCGAAGCGCTCTGCCGCAGCACCGTAGGTCAGGCCTTCGAGTTGAACGGCGAGGAAGATGGCGCGGGTTTTGGCGCCGAGTTCGTCGAGCAGGCTGTCCAAGGCCACCAGCATTTCGATGATCGACAAGCGCACCTCTGGCGATACCTCAACCGGCTCTGGGCGCAGGGCCAGGGCTTGCAGGTAAGCTTTTTCGATGGTGCGGCGGCGGGCTTTGTCGATCAGTAGCGAGCGGGCGATAGCGCTGAGGTAACTGCGTGGCTCGCGGATCGGCAACTGATTGCGCGCGGTCATTACCCGCAGGAAGGTGTCGTGCGCCAGGTCGGAGGCATCGGCTGCGTTGCCCAGGCGGGCGCGCAGCCAACCCTTCAGCCAGCCGTTGTTTTCGCTGTACAGCTGGTGCAGGGCCTGGGGATCGAGCGTCGACATGGCGTCAAATTCGCAATATGAATAGGAATTGATCGCATTGTCGCGATGAGTCATGGTGATTGCAAGGAGGGTTTGTGTCATGGGGGCCGCTTTGCGGCCATCGCCGGCAAGCCAGCTCCCACAGGTACAGCGCAAACCTCAGGATTTGTACATCCCTGTGGGGCTGGCTTGCCGGCGATGGGCTGCGCAGCAGCCCCAAGTACGGTGATTTAGAGCCCGGCCTCCAGGCTCAGCAGGTCCTGCACCGTTTGCCGCCGGCGGATCATCCGCAGCGCCCCGTCCTCGATCAGAAACTCTGGCAGCAACGGCCGGCTGTTGTAGTTCGACGACATCGACGCGCCGTAGGCCCCGGCATCGTGAATCACCAGCAGGTCGCCCACCTGTGCCTGGGGCAGGTCTTGCGGGGTCAGTTCCTGGTCATCCTGGGTGAACACGTCACCCGATTCACACAAGGGCCCGGCCACCACGGTCGGCTGCCGTGGGCGGTCCACTGGCTGGCCGTTGGCGTCGAGCAGGGTCATGCCGTGGTAGGCGCCGTACATTGCCGGGCGCATCAGGTCGTTGAAACCGGCGTCGATCATGACGAAGGTATTGCGGCCCACTTGCTTGACGGCACGCACTTCGGCCACCAGGTAGCCCGACTCGGCCACCAGGAAACGCCCTGGCTCGATTTCCATACGCACGGGGTGGCCCAGCATGGCTTCGATTTCCTTGCGCGCCACCGCCCAAGTCTGGGCGTAGCGTTGCAGGTCGACCGGCTTGTCGGTGCTGCGGTACGGGGTGGACAGCCCGCCGCCGATGGAAAAGGCTTCGATATCCACGCCCAGGCGGCCGATCAATTCGATCATCGAGCGGGCCACCTGTTCCAGGTGCTGGTAGTCCACCCCGGAACCAATATGCATGTGCACGCCCACCAGGTGCAGGCCATGGGCCTTGATGCACGCCAGCGCCTCGTCCAGCTCTTCGTGCCAGATGCCGTGCTTGCTGTTTTCGCCGCCGGTGTTGGTCTTGCGGCTGTGGCCATGGCCGAAGCCCGGGTTGATGCGGATCCACACGCGGTGGCCGGGCGAGCGTTCACCCAGCTGGCGCAGCATGTCGATGGAGCCGGCGTTGACTTCGATCTTTTCTGCCACCACCCGTTCCAGGGTTGGCCGGTCCAGCGCGTCGCAGGTCAGCACTACGCCGGCCGGGTCACCGTCCACGCTCGCACCCGCAGCAAAAGCCCGCTCCATCTCACCCAGCGATACCGCATCCAGCACCAGGCCATGGGCGCGCATCAGGCGCAGCACATGCAGGTTGGGGTTGGCTTTCTGGGCGAAGCGCACGGTGTCGAACACGTTCAGTTGCTGGACACGTTCGGCGATGGTGCTGGCGTCGTACGCCCACAGTGGCGAACCGTGCTGGCGGACAGCCTCGGCCAGGAGGGTGAAGGGTGCGGTCATGGTGGCGCTACTCATATAAGGAAGCCCACGAGCATGAGCCAAAGCGGGAATTCAGAAAAATAGCTATTTTTCTGTAAGCCATTCATATCTGATATGCCCATTGTCGATTCAACAGGTACCCCCGTGAAACTGTCTGTCCGCCATATCGAAGTGTTCCGCGCCATCATGGCCGCTGGCAGCGTCACCGGTGCGGCACGCCTGCTGTTCACCTCGCAGCCCACCGTCAGCCGCGAGTTGGCACGCCTGGAGCAGGTGACCGGGCTGAACCTGTTCGAGCGCGAGGGCGGGCGCCTGGTGGCGACGGCCCAAGCGCTGTTGTTGATCGAAGAGGTCGAACGTGCCTACGTCGGGCTGGAACGCATCGATCGCTTTGCCCAGGCCATCCGCAATTTCGAGCAGGGGCGGTTGGCCATCACCTGCCTGCCGTTGTTCTCGCAAACCTTGCTGCCCAAGGCCTGCCAGCGTTTCCACCAGCAGCACCGTGGCGTAAGCGTGAGCATCGTGGCGCAAGAATCACCGCTGCTGGAGGAGTCACTGGTCGCCCAGCAGCATGATCTTGGCCTGACCGAGGTCGAGCAGATACCGCGCGGCGCTTATGGCGAGTTGCTGTTCAGCGCCAACATGGTGTGCGTGCTGCCCGAGCACCACCCGTTGCAGGCCAAGGCCGAGCGGAGAGCTGGGCGATTTTCACGAAGTCGATTTCATCAACCTGGCCAGTTTGGACACCTACCGCCAGCGCCTGGACCAGCACTTTCGCGCAGCGGGTGTGAACCGCCGCACGGTGATCGAGACCACCAGTGCCGCCTCGGTGTGCGCCATGGTCAGGCAAGGCCTTGGGGTGGCGATCATCAACCCGCTTAGCGGGCTGGAGGCGGCGCAGGGCGGGCTGTCCATCCGCAGGTTGCGGGTGTCGGTGCCGTACCAGGTGATGCTGATACGCCCGGACCATAGACCGGCATCGGCAGCGGTGGAGCCGTTTTGCGAGGCGCTGCGGGTGCAGGCCAAAGAGATGCAGGCGGCATTGCTCTAGCGCGTGGCTCTCCTTAGGGGGGCTGTGCTGCCTTTACCGGCCTCATCGCCGGCAAGCCAGCTCCCACACTGACCTCTTCTGCCTCAAGCCATGTGCAGTACCTGTGGGGCTGGCTTGCCGGCGATGAGGCCAGTACAGGCAACACAGGTCGGGCCATATGTGAAATGTGCGGTTCAGAGCTCGCAGACAAATGTACCGGTCCCGGCCAGGATGTTTTCCAGGGTTTGCTTCACTTCATCCAGGTCACTCAGGTCGCTGGTCAGGTTGATTTCCAGCACCTCAACGCCCTTCAGTGCATCCCGGTCACCAGCCGCCACTTCGATCAGCAGGCGCTTGGCACTCAGCGTCACTTTTAGCCCATCCAGCGTCGACGGCTCGTCATCCAGGGTCAGGTCGACGGTGTCTTCGTCCGGGTAGCGGGTAAGCAGGAACATCTGACCCTTGTCACTGTGGCAACACAGGGTCGCCATGTTGTCTTCCTCGTCATCGCAAGGGGTGGCGAACAGCAGGGCGGTGTTGATTTGCATGAGCAGGCTCGGATCAAAGGAAACGGAAGGGAATTCTGACAGTCTTGCGTACAGGCATAAACGTAAAGTTACCGCCCCTTGACCGAAATTGTCGCAGCGCTGCAAGCGTAGATGACCGATCAGTCGTTAAGCTTCGGCGAGCCCTGGGCGTGCCCGCGCACGTTCAACGCCTGGTTTTACCGTCCGCCTTGCCACGGGTTGGCTATCGTTGATCCGTACACGGCGCACGCAGCGACGCTTCAACTATTACAAAGCCCAAGCGGAGTACCACAGATGGCGTTCTTCACCGCAGCCAGCAAAGCCGA includes the following:
- the fptA_3 gene encoding Fe(3+)-pyochelin receptor (*Name fptA_3), which encodes MLKVWGDYQLGGALERFTVGAGLNSQSENFRTTGTTRVEQAGYTVWNGRVQYRIDPNWTVALNGNNLFDKKYYATIGAPAWGNFYGEPRNFMVTLQGAF
- the fpvA_4 gene encoding Ferripyoverdine receptor (*Name fpvA_4), which translates into the protein MPHLHPTPATKLSQAVRLVLFGMSLASAPGLLLMPAQAMAQSQTAYDVPAGPLGNAITQFGVQAGVTISFDTAQTHNLNSAGLEGSYSVDEGLIRLLGNTGLQAQRQGNGGYVLVPADNGSAMELGPMNIDANRLDATSEGTQSYTAHAVTIGKGVHTLKETPQSVTVMTRKMLDDQNLNTLEQVLDKTPGITVYDSPMGGKYFYSRGFNLDGQYQYDGVPLDVGGNYVQANSFSSDMAFYDRVEILKGAAGMMKGSGSSAGGVNFVRKRGQEKAATTVTLSAGSWDNYRGQVDVGGPLNASGTVRGRAVATLQDRQYFYDTAKRQDQILYGAIDWDVDADTTLGFGLAYEDVDATPCYAGVPRYADGSDLKLSRSTCLGASWNDLQSQRITGFADFKHRFNDDWTLNFASIYTHNNQNIEYAYSEGTVPVGASTASMNVRAGRFDYDQDDYGFDSYVDGKFEAFGLQHELIIGANASRQKTHDYFALILLDGKQDPFAPSANFPHPSKGDYLVNPTRGGSVPTDSTTTQYGTYANLRLKLAEPLTLVLGARVSWYRNKSDSYTQYYEYWVNNRSEENGQVTPFAAVLYDLNDQWTAYASYADIFQPQSDKVNAERQSLQPKTGANYEVGIKGELLGGALNTSFNLFRTVEKHRAESDYIEACPSGDGYCYTDSGKVRAGLRSRDQRLADRAAATAGGLHLHPDQVPEYHRGHRPHRADLHLQLHPTAHAQGVG
- the fecR_9 gene encoding Protein FecR (*Name fecR_9) → MDLKTLEAAATWYVQLNDGASNDARTLAWRQWLQASPQHAAAWARVEKLQQQWAMVPPQAALSSLGAAQAQRRDVLKVLGLLLAMGGGGWLAAEQVPYRALLAQQRTGGGERRTLQLEDGSQLELNVDTALDVRYDAKVRAIQLYQGEILVRPISGPQLRPFIVHTEDGSVLARSTEFSIRKRAQQTRVGVLRAAVEVRPQRHPDRVLQLVAGQQVSFDRDDFAPAQALPVDSTAWLQGMLSVNDWHLGDFIEELGRYRPGVLRCASSIRSMSISGAFRIDDTDIALANLPKTLPVKVHYLSRYWVSVEPV
- the fecI_11 gene encoding putative RNA polymerase sigma factor FecI (*Name fecI_11); its protein translation is MTHRDNAINSYSYCEFDAMSTLDPQALHQLYSENNGWLKGWLRARLGNAADASDLAHDTFLRVMTARNQLPIREPRSYLSAIARSLLIDKARRRTIEKAYLQALALRPEPVEVSPEVRLSIIEMLVALDSLLDELGAKTRAIFLAVQLEGLTYGAAAERFGVSVTTVKNHLIKAMTRCLLAVEG
- the lysA_3 gene encoding Diaminopimelate decarboxylase (*Name lysA_3), whose product is MTAPFTLLAEAVRQHGSPLWAYDASTIAERVQQLNVFDTVRFAQKANPNLHVLRLMRAHGLVLDAVSLGEMERAFAAGASVDGDPAGVVLTCDALDRPTLERVVAEKIEVNAGSIDMLRQLGERSPGHRVWIRINPGFGHGHSRKTNTGGENSKHGIWHEELDEALACIKAHGLHLVGVHMHIGSGVDYQHLEQVARSMIELIGRLGVDIEAFSIGGGLSTPYRSTDKPVDLQRYAQTWAVARKEIEAMLGHPVRMEIEPGRFLVAESGYLVAEVRAVKQVGRNTFVMIDAGFNDLMRPAMYGAYHGMTLLDANGQPVDRPRQPTVVAGPLCESGDVFTQDDQELTPQDLPQAQVGDLLVIHDAGAYGASMSSNYNSRPLLPEFLIEDGALRMIRRRQTVQDLLSLEAGL